GCATTGCGCGGTTTATTTCATCCTGCTGCACGCAAGCCCTTGCTCTGGGACATACAAAATCTTGCAGAGCTGACGCCCTGGATCGCCGACATCGAAGATGCCGGTACGCGCGAGGTCTGCACCACGTTTGTTAGCCGTTTCGCGGAGAACACCCTGCCAAAACTGGCGGGGCTGCGATGCCAGGTTATTTACAACGACCTGCACGGGGGCAACGTATACGTTAACGACGATTCGCCGCGCCGAATCAGTGGTATAGGCGATTTTGGCGACACCCTTTACGGGCCCTTGATTTGTGATGTGGCGGTTGCGGCGGCCTACCAATTGTCAATGGGCGATGATCCGCTCAACGACGTCATCGAGTTTGTGCAAGCCTACAACAGCATCACGGCCCTGGAACGCGAAGAACTCGACCTGCTCCCCGACCTTATAATGGCACGACTGGTTACGATGCTGACGATCGCTGCGTGGCGCGTCAGCCGCTATCCGGAAAATCGCGATTACATTCTCGGTGATACAGGCGCGGCGACTAAGGGGCTGAAGGTACTGTCCGAGGCTCCGACACACGAATTTGCGCGGCGCCTTCGCGAGGCTTGTGGGCTGGTTGACTCTGCGGACGATTCGGCGAACCAACAAAGTGATGAGGAGTTAAGAAATCGCCGCGAGTTGGTTTTCGGTTCAACATTCGAATTGTTCTACGATCGCCCCGTTAATCTCGTACGTGGTGACGGCGTATGGCTTTATGACCGGGCCGGCGAAGCGTATCTCGACGCTTATAACAATGTACCGCTGGTGGGGCATTGTCACCCCGCTGTCGTCAATGCGCTGAGTCGCCAGGCAGCGACGCTGAATACGCACACGCGCTATTTGAACAACGCTGTCGTCGAATATGCCGACCGGCTGTTGTCGCTATTCCCTGCGAACCTGGATCGGGCTATGTTCAGCTGCACGGGTAGTGAGGCAAATGAACTTGCAATACGAGTCGCGCGTGCCTACACCGGCAACGAGGGAGTCATCGTTACACGTTGCGCCTATCACGGCAATACAACGACGATCGCCGAGCTTTCTCCCGGTGACTCCGGGAAAGAAACGTTCGAAGATTGGGTGGAGACCATACCCTCGCCCGATACGTATCGGCGAACGGCACGAAAGAATAGTTCCGAGTGGGTGCAG
This portion of the Myxococcales bacterium genome encodes:
- a CDS encoding aminotransferase class III-fold pyridoxal phosphate-dependent enzyme, giving the protein MANPSTNPQISVIRTLESDPPRFTSGAAERIALRSFGIKAQAASLDSERDQNFRLHTADGTQYVLKIANAEEDPAAIDFENAVLEHIRTVAPTIPVPRIVASTGNENVVIHPFKGVNYLVRCLTWLTGECVDDVESTPGLRKQMGVELATLGRALRGLFHPAARKPLLWDIQNLAELTPWIADIEDAGTREVCTTFVSRFAENTLPKLAGLRCQVIYNDLHGGNVYVNDDSPRRISGIGDFGDTLYGPLICDVAVAAAYQLSMGDDPLNDVIEFVQAYNSITALEREELDLLPDLIMARLVTMLTIAAWRVSRYPENRDYILGDTGAATKGLKVLSEAPTHEFARRLREACGLVDSADDSANQQSDEELRNRRELVFGSTFELFYDRPVNLVRGDGVWLYDRAGEAYLDAYNNVPLVGHCHPAVVNALSRQAATLNTHTRYLNNAVVEYADRLLSLFPANLDRAMFSCTGSEANELAIRVARAYTGNEGVIVTRCAYHGNTTTIAELSPGDSGKETFEDWVETIPSPDTYRRTARKNSSEWVQDYLDEVDLALERMRGRGVKPAALLLDCAFTSDGMFLPPQGLVTGASAKIRAAGGVLIADEVQAGFGRLGQAMWGFEVHGAEPEIVTLGKPIGNGHPLAATIMQHELLDAFMERDHYFNTFGGNPVSAKVGLAVLDTFERDGLLRNSLETGRYLKDRLEGLAESYECIGDVRSFGLFAGVELVSDRASKTPATNLA